From a single Microbacterium terrisoli genomic region:
- a CDS encoding acyl-CoA thioesterase — protein MTDATPLPADPIDSLLAVLDLTGSEARTSEDIFVGRSQPMPLGRVYGGQVLAQSIVAAERTVGTDRTAHSMHGYFLRPGDASQPITFSVDRIHDGRSFSTRRTQAFQNGVPIFSMISSFEIDAPGLDHQTPMPDVPAPEELPDDIERLAAMHPHSQRLLTERPVEMRHISPAIYAEAADEQLPSQAVWMRTPRHLPDDPAIHRAALVYLTDMSIQESILRAHGISWATPGLKVASLDHAMWWHRDGRVDEWMLYVQESPSARGGRGLAQGRIYSRDGVLIASVAQEIMIRVPDAD, from the coding sequence GTGACCGACGCCACGCCCCTTCCCGCCGATCCCATCGATTCGCTGCTGGCGGTCCTCGATCTGACGGGCTCTGAAGCCCGAACGAGTGAGGACATCTTCGTCGGCCGCTCGCAGCCGATGCCGCTGGGCAGGGTCTACGGCGGTCAGGTGCTGGCCCAGTCGATCGTCGCCGCCGAGCGCACTGTCGGCACCGATCGCACCGCGCACTCGATGCACGGGTACTTTCTGCGCCCCGGTGATGCGTCGCAGCCGATCACGTTCTCGGTGGACCGCATCCATGACGGCCGCTCGTTCTCGACGCGCCGCACGCAGGCGTTCCAGAACGGCGTGCCGATCTTCTCGATGATCTCCTCGTTCGAGATCGATGCGCCGGGCCTGGACCACCAGACGCCGATGCCCGACGTGCCGGCGCCCGAAGAGCTGCCCGACGACATCGAGCGACTCGCGGCAATGCATCCGCATTCGCAGCGGTTGCTGACCGAGCGCCCCGTCGAGATGCGACACATCTCCCCGGCCATCTATGCCGAGGCCGCCGACGAACAGCTGCCGTCGCAGGCGGTGTGGATGCGCACGCCGCGACACCTGCCCGATGACCCCGCCATCCATCGCGCCGCGCTGGTGTATCTGACCGACATGTCGATCCAGGAATCGATCCTGCGTGCACACGGCATCTCGTGGGCCACGCCCGGTCTGAAGGTCGCCAGCCTCGATCACGCGATGTGGTGGCACCGCGACGGGCGCGTCGACGAATGGATGCTGTACGTCCAGGAGTCACCGAGCGCGCGGGGCGGCCGTGGCCTCGCGCAGGGCCGCATCTACTCCCGTGACGGGGTGCTCATCGCCTCGGTCGCGCAGGAGATCATGATTCGCGTGCCCGACGCCGACTGA
- a CDS encoding sensor histidine kinase, with protein sequence MRNGETRLTTPDRSVRVHDDADLRLPRPPGVFRRFWSRHPLFSDLLIAFFALLLSLGSATATRTYTGEGSGLAPGQIVGTIAVGVLILAACGSLLLRRRMPLLPFTIAVALQAVTADPAGHTAGATAGVTLLVATYSLAVYRSTRLCAIAAAIATVLAAAGAALLALVADPTPAYVLGAAGATAVNTGLTVLVAALVGANVGNRRRYLQAVLDRSRQLLVERDQQAELAAAAERERIAREMHDIVSHSLTVIVALAEGANATADHGRAHVAMQAAATTARTALTEMRAMLGVLREGGPSAPLAPAEAVAPTDLVAAAQGAGFPVTLTTAGPPVQQPSVRYAVGRIVQEALTNSMRHAPEATRIQVRVETHDDHVRVTVANDGVTHTSGGAGSGGFGLRGLLERARHVGGTLTSGPDGEGCWLLQAELPLTAEGPAANPVDDHTGPDGDSDENSPTVSEEPA encoded by the coding sequence GTGCGCAACGGCGAGACGAGGCTGACCACGCCCGACCGGAGCGTCCGCGTGCACGATGACGCGGACCTCCGGTTGCCGCGACCTCCCGGCGTGTTCCGCCGGTTCTGGTCTCGGCATCCGCTGTTCAGCGACCTGCTCATCGCATTCTTCGCCCTCTTGCTCTCACTGGGCTCGGCCACAGCCACCCGCACCTACACCGGTGAGGGCTCTGGTCTCGCACCGGGCCAGATCGTCGGCACGATCGCCGTCGGTGTGCTGATCCTCGCCGCGTGCGGCTCTCTCCTGCTGCGCAGGCGCATGCCGCTGCTGCCGTTCACGATCGCCGTCGCACTGCAGGCGGTCACTGCCGACCCGGCCGGCCACACCGCCGGCGCGACAGCCGGCGTGACACTTCTGGTCGCCACCTACTCACTGGCGGTGTACCGGTCGACTCGGCTGTGCGCCATCGCTGCAGCCATCGCCACTGTGCTGGCTGCAGCCGGCGCGGCGCTGCTCGCACTGGTCGCCGACCCGACGCCGGCCTACGTGCTCGGCGCGGCCGGGGCCACGGCCGTCAACACCGGGCTGACCGTCCTGGTGGCCGCCCTGGTCGGCGCGAACGTCGGCAATCGACGCAGATATCTGCAGGCCGTGCTGGATCGGTCCCGTCAACTGCTGGTCGAACGCGACCAGCAGGCAGAGCTTGCCGCCGCCGCCGAGCGCGAGCGCATCGCGCGTGAGATGCACGACATCGTCTCGCACTCTCTGACCGTGATCGTCGCCCTCGCCGAGGGGGCGAACGCGACGGCCGACCACGGCCGGGCCCACGTCGCCATGCAGGCGGCTGCCACGACCGCCCGCACGGCTCTGACCGAGATGCGCGCGATGCTCGGAGTGCTGCGCGAGGGCGGCCCGTCCGCACCCCTGGCCCCGGCCGAGGCGGTCGCGCCGACAGACCTGGTGGCTGCGGCGCAGGGGGCGGGGTTCCCGGTGACGCTGACGACCGCCGGCCCGCCCGTGCAGCAGCCGTCGGTTCGGTACGCCGTGGGCCGCATCGTGCAAGAAGCGCTGACCAACTCCATGCGCCACGCGCCGGAGGCCACCCGCATCCAGGTGCGCGTGGAAACGCACGACGATCACGTGCGGGTCACGGTCGCCAACGACGGCGTCACACACACGTCCGGCGGTGCGGGATCGGGAGGCTTCGGCCTCCGGGGCCTTCTCGAGCGCGCCCGCCACGTCGGTGGGACCCTCACGTCGGGACCGGACGGCGAGGGATGCTGGCTGCTGCAGGCCGAGCTCCCTCTGACCGCCGAGGGACCTGCCGCGAACCCGGTCGACGATCACACCGGCCCCGACGGTGACAGTGACGAGAACTCCCCCACCGTTTCGGAGGAACCTGCATGA
- a CDS encoding response regulator transcription factor produces the protein MSDGIRILLVDDQELIRLGYRLVLEAEADMQVVGEAADGAEAVRAAVELQPDVVLMDVRMPVMDGIAATAQIIERAPAAHILVLTTFDLDEYAFGALEAGASGFLLKDATRDQLTRAVRAVHRGDAMLAPRATRLLIDTFAAGPERRSPQPLPQLTDREHDVFVAVGRGLTNAEIAASLFLSESTVKTHIGRILTKLDARDRVQLVILAHRAGLVD, from the coding sequence ATGAGCGACGGCATCCGCATCCTTCTCGTCGATGACCAGGAGCTGATCCGGCTCGGCTACCGGCTGGTGCTCGAAGCCGAAGCCGACATGCAGGTCGTCGGCGAAGCCGCCGACGGTGCCGAGGCGGTGCGCGCCGCCGTCGAACTGCAGCCCGATGTCGTTCTCATGGATGTGCGCATGCCCGTGATGGACGGCATCGCCGCCACCGCGCAGATCATCGAGCGGGCGCCCGCCGCGCACATCCTGGTGCTCACCACGTTCGATCTGGACGAATACGCCTTCGGTGCGCTCGAGGCCGGAGCCAGCGGGTTCCTGCTCAAAGACGCGACCCGTGACCAGCTGACCCGCGCCGTACGTGCCGTGCACCGCGGCGACGCGATGCTGGCCCCGCGCGCGACCCGGCTGCTCATCGACACCTTCGCGGCAGGTCCCGAGCGCCGGTCACCCCAGCCCCTGCCGCAGCTCACCGACCGCGAACACGATGTCTTCGTCGCCGTCGGACGGGGCCTGACCAATGCCGAGATCGCGGCGTCGCTGTTCCTGAGCGAATCGACCGTGAAGACGCACATCGGCCGGATCCTCACCAAGCTCGACGCACGCGACCGCGTGCAGCTGGTGATCCTCGCCCACCGCGCCGGGCTGGTCGACTGA
- a CDS encoding mechanosensitive ion channel family protein encodes MPNLIGILTAAAAADKPTFWDEVLNNLITVGLRLAGAIGIVVGAVVVAWLLRILIRRIVTRIVNGAKNKAQVVDTQAIERSPLAAVRVVQRTRTLGTILSNIVNVLIGVIAIILIVNLLFPGILGSFALLTAALGAGLGFGAQNIVKDVLNGIFIVAEDQIGIGDVVDLGLATGVVEYVSVRVTHVRDVNGTLWYVRNGEVTRIGNMAKGWSRVIIDVTVPADADVAAVEKHMLDVATGLANDRAWRSRITGYPELWGLQTLTDETLVLRVVLKTRTHAKDDVAGELRMRLKDELGKAGLSLNGLVSVVLTGAEGAQRVRGAHPPITKPQPVVWKPKKTGKKRSAAKAPKPAEHTEPADAPEASEPPEAPEEKP; translated from the coding sequence ATGCCCAATCTCATCGGAATCCTGACTGCGGCCGCCGCCGCCGACAAGCCCACCTTCTGGGATGAGGTGCTGAACAACCTCATCACCGTGGGCTTGCGACTCGCCGGGGCGATCGGCATCGTCGTGGGCGCTGTCGTCGTCGCGTGGCTGCTGCGCATCCTCATCCGCCGGATCGTCACCCGCATCGTCAACGGCGCCAAGAACAAGGCCCAGGTGGTCGACACGCAGGCGATCGAACGATCTCCCCTGGCAGCCGTTCGGGTCGTGCAGCGCACGCGCACGCTGGGCACGATCCTCAGCAACATCGTCAATGTGCTCATCGGCGTGATCGCGATCATCCTGATCGTGAATCTGCTGTTCCCCGGCATCCTCGGCTCGTTCGCACTGCTGACCGCCGCGCTGGGCGCCGGCCTCGGCTTCGGTGCGCAGAACATCGTCAAAGACGTCCTGAACGGCATCTTCATCGTCGCCGAAGACCAGATCGGCATCGGCGACGTCGTGGATCTGGGGCTTGCCACCGGAGTCGTCGAGTACGTGAGCGTGCGTGTGACGCATGTACGCGACGTCAACGGCACGCTCTGGTACGTGCGCAACGGCGAAGTCACCCGCATCGGCAACATGGCCAAAGGCTGGTCGCGCGTGATCATCGACGTCACCGTACCCGCCGACGCCGACGTCGCCGCCGTCGAGAAGCACATGCTCGACGTCGCCACGGGCCTTGCCAACGACCGGGCCTGGCGCAGCCGGATCACGGGCTACCCCGAGCTGTGGGGCCTGCAGACGCTCACCGACGAGACTCTCGTGCTGCGCGTCGTCTTGAAGACCCGCACGCACGCGAAGGACGACGTGGCCGGCGAGCTGCGCATGAGACTCAAAGACGAGCTGGGCAAGGCCGGGCTCTCGCTGAACGGACTCGTCTCGGTGGTGCTCACGGGCGCCGAGGGCGCTCAGCGGGTGCGCGGTGCGCATCCGCCGATCACCAAGCCCCAGCCCGTCGTGTGGAAGCCGAAGAAGACCGGCAAGAAGCGCAGCGCCGCGAAGGCACCCAAGCCGGCAGAGCACACCGAGCCGGCCGACGCACCCGAAGCATCCGAGCCGCCCGAGGCACCCGAGGAGAAGCCATGA
- a CDS encoding globin, whose product MTDAHPLTLFDEIGGYETFAKIVHEFYRGVRTDPVLSPMYPQEDFDGAEERLTMFLVQYWGGPNTYSQKRGHPRLILRHRAFHVNPEARDRWLAHMRHAMDVVQLAPIHEATLWDYLHRSAFALVNTFDPTPQNTPPTPAADAPRAASAPEAAPTAEATS is encoded by the coding sequence ATGACCGACGCCCACCCGCTGACCCTCTTCGATGAGATCGGCGGTTACGAGACGTTCGCCAAGATCGTGCACGAGTTCTATCGCGGCGTGCGCACCGACCCGGTGCTCTCGCCGATGTACCCGCAGGAGGATTTCGACGGCGCCGAAGAACGGCTGACCATGTTCCTCGTGCAGTACTGGGGCGGTCCGAACACCTACAGCCAGAAGCGGGGCCACCCGCGGCTGATCCTGCGGCACCGCGCGTTCCACGTGAACCCCGAGGCCCGTGACCGATGGCTGGCCCACATGCGCCACGCCATGGATGTCGTCCAACTCGCCCCCATCCACGAGGCCACGCTCTGGGACTACCTGCACCGTTCCGCGTTCGCGCTGGTGAACACGTTCGATCCGACACCCCAGAACACGCCGCCGACACCTGCTGCGGACGCACCCCGCGCCGCATCCGCCCCCGAGGCCGCGCCCACTGCTGAGGCCACGTCGTGA
- a CDS encoding ABC transporter permease has translation MTTALEPTQAASPTAPLAGAVPDGVRLTFTRLLRSETIKLLTLRSTWWSIIVVAVLSIGISALIAASIGSFSRGDVSGSIPMAVIAPIQFTMLLAGALGAIAVTGEYSTGMIRSTLTAQPRRGAVLAAKTIVVAVLLAVVSLVVFALALIPVAAILQVAPFAAGVAETVQPILYAALSMAVFAVIGLAFGFILRNGPGAIAATVGVLFVLPIVGSIFPSEGSWSWLHEAAQYLPMSAAQALTTPAGTDGVLSVPVALVTLGCWVVAGLLGAWAVLRTRDA, from the coding sequence ATGACCACCGCACTCGAGCCCACGCAGGCCGCATCTCCGACCGCGCCGCTCGCCGGAGCCGTACCCGACGGCGTGCGCCTGACCTTCACCCGACTGTTGCGCAGCGAGACCATCAAGCTGCTGACCCTGCGCTCGACCTGGTGGTCGATCATCGTGGTCGCCGTGCTGTCGATCGGGATCTCGGCTCTGATCGCCGCCTCGATCGGCTCGTTCTCGCGAGGGGATGTCTCGGGCTCCATCCCGATGGCGGTGATCGCACCCATCCAGTTCACGATGCTGCTGGCCGGGGCCCTCGGCGCCATCGCAGTGACCGGCGAGTACTCCACGGGCATGATCCGCTCGACCCTGACGGCACAACCCCGCCGCGGCGCGGTGCTGGCCGCGAAGACGATCGTGGTCGCCGTGCTGCTGGCCGTTGTCAGCCTGGTCGTCTTCGCCCTCGCACTGATTCCCGTCGCCGCGATCCTGCAGGTCGCACCCTTCGCGGCCGGCGTCGCCGAGACGGTGCAGCCGATTCTGTACGCCGCGCTGTCGATGGCGGTGTTCGCCGTGATCGGTCTGGCATTCGGATTCATCCTGCGCAACGGACCCGGTGCGATCGCCGCCACGGTGGGGGTGCTGTTCGTGCTGCCGATCGTGGGCTCGATCTTCCCCTCCGAGGGGTCGTGGAGCTGGCTCCACGAGGCAGCGCAGTATCTGCCGATGTCGGCCGCTCAGGCGCTGACCACCCCGGCCGGCACCGACGGCGTGCTCAGTGTTCCGGTGGCGCTGGTCACCCTCGGATGCTGGGTGGTGGCCGGTCTTCTCGGCGCGTGGGCGGTTCTGCGCACCCGCGACGCGTAA
- a CDS encoding FAD-binding dehydrogenase — protein sequence MSAGADTAHSADLLVVGWGLSGLVAASEAAAAGKQVVIVDQEPRTNLGGQAWWSFGGLFFIDSPEQRRFGIHDSLELARQDWFATAGFDRDEDAWPRRWAEAYLHFAHHEKRAWLREKGVGFFPVVGWAERGGYTATGPGNSVPRFHITWGTGPGLVAPFQAAVEQAEAAGRITILPRHRVTTLTATDGTVTGAAGDILAPTAAARGIATTREIVGSFTVAASATIVSSGGIGGNHELVRRNWPTRLGTPPEHMITGVPAYVDGSMQTVADAAGAHLINGDRMWHYVEGIENWDPVWPGHGIRILPGPSSIWLDATGRRLPVPLFPGYDTLGTLEHLRATGHDHSWFVLSQKIVEKEFTLSGSEQNPDLTGKDLRLLVKSRLGKGAAGPVQAFLDKGADFVVRQNLDDLIAGMQALPGGDVLDPAQVRLEVEARDREIDNDFTKDAQIAMLRSARAYRGDRLIRTATPHRILDPAAGPLIAVKLHVLTRKSLGGIETDLQSRALGADGQVVPGLYAAGESAGFGGGGVHGYRALEGTFVGGCLFSGRAAGRAAAAAV from the coding sequence GTGAGTGCCGGGGCGGACACTGCCCATTCAGCCGATCTGCTCGTGGTCGGCTGGGGCCTGTCGGGGCTGGTGGCCGCCTCAGAGGCGGCCGCTGCCGGCAAGCAGGTCGTGATCGTCGACCAGGAGCCGCGCACGAACCTCGGCGGCCAGGCGTGGTGGTCCTTCGGCGGGCTGTTCTTCATCGACTCGCCCGAACAGCGCCGCTTCGGCATCCACGACTCTCTGGAGCTGGCCCGTCAGGACTGGTTCGCCACGGCAGGTTTCGACCGGGACGAGGATGCCTGGCCCCGCCGCTGGGCGGAGGCCTACCTGCACTTCGCCCATCACGAGAAGCGGGCGTGGCTGCGGGAGAAGGGCGTGGGCTTCTTTCCCGTCGTCGGCTGGGCCGAACGCGGCGGATACACCGCGACCGGCCCCGGCAACTCGGTCCCCCGCTTCCACATCACGTGGGGCACCGGGCCGGGACTGGTCGCGCCCTTCCAGGCCGCCGTGGAGCAGGCCGAGGCCGCCGGCCGCATCACGATCCTCCCCCGTCACCGCGTGACGACCCTCACTGCAACCGACGGCACGGTGACCGGCGCCGCCGGCGACATCCTGGCCCCGACCGCTGCGGCACGCGGCATCGCCACCACACGCGAGATCGTGGGGTCGTTCACCGTGGCAGCGTCTGCGACGATCGTCTCGTCGGGCGGCATCGGCGGCAACCACGAACTCGTGCGCCGCAACTGGCCGACACGGCTGGGCACGCCGCCCGAGCACATGATCACCGGTGTGCCGGCCTACGTCGACGGGTCGATGCAGACCGTGGCCGACGCCGCCGGAGCGCACCTGATCAACGGCGACCGGATGTGGCACTACGTCGAGGGGATTGAGAACTGGGATCCGGTGTGGCCGGGCCACGGCATCCGGATCCTTCCCGGCCCATCCTCGATCTGGCTCGATGCGACCGGACGCCGACTGCCGGTGCCGCTGTTCCCCGGCTACGACACCCTGGGCACCCTCGAGCACCTGCGCGCGACCGGACACGACCACTCGTGGTTCGTGCTGTCGCAGAAGATCGTCGAGAAGGAGTTCACGCTCTCAGGCAGCGAGCAGAACCCGGATCTGACCGGCAAGGACCTCCGGCTGCTGGTCAAGTCGCGCCTGGGCAAGGGAGCGGCCGGTCCTGTGCAGGCCTTCCTGGACAAGGGCGCCGACTTCGTCGTGCGCCAGAACCTCGACGACCTGATCGCAGGGATGCAGGCGCTGCCGGGCGGCGATGTGCTCGACCCGGCACAAGTGCGGCTCGAAGTGGAGGCCCGCGACCGCGAGATCGACAACGACTTCACGAAGGACGCCCAGATCGCGATGCTGCGCTCGGCGCGTGCATATCGCGGCGACAGGCTGATCCGCACCGCGACGCCGCACCGCATCCTCGACCCCGCCGCGGGCCCGCTGATCGCCGTCAAACTGCACGTGCTGACCCGCAAGTCACTCGGCGGCATCGAGACCGACCTGCAATCGCGCGCGCTGGGTGCCGACGGTCAGGTCGTGCCGGGTCTGTATGCGGCGGGAGAGTCTGCAGGGTTCGGCGGCGGAGGCGTGCACGGATACCGTGCACTGGAGGGCACGTTCGTGGGAGGATGCCTGTTCTCCGGCCGCGCGGCAGGACGGGCGGCCGCGGCCGCTGTGTGA
- the pepN gene encoding aminopeptidase N, with protein sequence MPGENLTRIEAQERRAIVDTQEYDVALDLTQGPEVFRSTTTVRFAATEGASTFIDLIAREVHAITLNGRSLDPAAVYADSRIALSGLAAHNELVVDADCLYTNTGEGLHRFVDPVDDEVYLYSQFEVPDARRMYAVFEQPDLKAGFQFTVTAPASWKIISNSPTPEPVAVDAATATWTFTRTPRISSYITALVAGPYEATYSELTSASGRVIPLGVFARKSLWQYMDADYIFEKTRQGFAYYEERFGVPYPFEKYDQMFVPEYNAGAMENAGAVTFTETYVFRSKVTDAVKERRVVTILHELAHMWFGDLVTMKWWNDLWLNESFAEWASTIATAEATEWTEAWTTFNAMEKSWAYRQDQLPSTHPVVATINDLQDVQVNFDGITYAKGGSVLKQLTAWVGIDAFFAGVAAYFQKHQWGNTELKDLLAELEVTSGRDLSAWSKKWLETAGVNTLSPLIVDDADGVITRFGVVQTAPADYPTIRPHRLGIGFYNLQDEALVRVHHIELDVDGDRTDVPELKGLKRPDLVLLNDDDLAYAKIRLDEKSLATAIAHLDKISDPLARSLVWGAAWDQTRDAESSPSDYVDLVLGNIGAETESTTIRTTLSQLLLAANAYVAPAHRDQTRERVADGLWALAQAAESGSDSQLQLVTAFAAAAATDAQWAQVRSLRDGQTVLEGLQIDADLSWQLLISLAAGGAVDADTIDAAHAADNTAKGAELAAQAKAALPDAASKQIAWDSLIVHHDLPNTVVRSAAAGFVHPAGAAALEPFVAQYFDMLLPIWNSRTYQIAHYLISGLYPAPLANTALRDATRTWLAENDDAPAALRRIVAENLAGVERALAVQARDAQD encoded by the coding sequence GTGCCAGGAGAGAACCTCACCCGCATCGAGGCGCAGGAGCGCCGTGCCATCGTCGACACCCAGGAATACGACGTCGCACTCGACCTGACCCAGGGGCCGGAGGTCTTCCGCTCCACCACAACGGTGCGCTTCGCCGCAACCGAAGGAGCGTCGACATTCATCGACCTGATTGCGCGCGAGGTGCACGCGATCACCCTCAACGGTCGCTCGCTGGACCCTGCCGCCGTGTACGCCGACTCGCGCATCGCGCTCAGCGGACTCGCCGCGCACAACGAGCTGGTCGTGGACGCCGACTGCCTGTACACGAACACGGGCGAGGGTCTGCACCGCTTCGTCGACCCGGTCGACGACGAGGTCTATCTGTACTCGCAGTTCGAGGTGCCCGACGCCCGCCGCATGTACGCCGTGTTCGAACAGCCCGACCTGAAGGCCGGCTTCCAGTTCACCGTCACGGCGCCGGCGAGCTGGAAGATCATCTCCAACTCGCCGACGCCCGAGCCGGTGGCAGTGGATGCCGCCACGGCGACGTGGACGTTCACTCGCACGCCGCGCATCTCGTCATACATCACCGCGCTGGTCGCCGGCCCCTATGAGGCGACCTACTCGGAGCTGACCAGCGCATCCGGCCGTGTCATTCCGCTGGGCGTGTTCGCCCGCAAGAGCCTGTGGCAGTACATGGACGCCGACTACATCTTCGAGAAGACACGGCAGGGATTCGCGTACTACGAAGAGCGCTTCGGGGTGCCGTACCCGTTCGAGAAGTACGACCAGATGTTCGTGCCCGAATACAACGCAGGCGCCATGGAGAATGCCGGTGCGGTGACTTTCACCGAGACGTATGTCTTCCGCAGCAAGGTCACCGACGCGGTCAAGGAGCGCCGGGTCGTCACGATCCTGCACGAGCTCGCGCACATGTGGTTCGGCGACCTGGTGACCATGAAGTGGTGGAACGACCTGTGGCTGAACGAGTCGTTCGCCGAGTGGGCCTCGACGATCGCCACCGCCGAGGCCACCGAGTGGACCGAGGCGTGGACCACGTTCAACGCGATGGAGAAGAGTTGGGCGTACCGGCAGGACCAGCTGCCCTCGACCCACCCGGTCGTGGCCACGATCAACGACCTCCAAGACGTCCAGGTCAACTTCGACGGCATCACCTATGCCAAGGGTGGATCGGTGCTCAAGCAGCTGACCGCCTGGGTCGGCATCGACGCGTTCTTCGCCGGGGTCGCCGCCTACTTCCAGAAGCACCAGTGGGGCAACACCGAACTGAAAGACCTGCTCGCCGAGCTCGAGGTCACCAGCGGCCGCGACCTCTCAGCCTGGTCGAAGAAGTGGCTCGAGACGGCAGGCGTCAACACTCTCTCGCCGCTGATCGTGGATGATGCGGACGGCGTGATCACCCGCTTCGGCGTGGTGCAGACCGCGCCCGCCGACTATCCGACGATCCGCCCGCACCGCCTCGGCATCGGGTTCTACAACCTCCAGGACGAAGCTCTCGTGCGCGTGCACCACATCGAGCTGGACGTGGACGGCGACCGCACGGACGTGCCCGAGCTGAAGGGTCTGAAGCGCCCCGACCTCGTGCTGCTCAACGACGACGATCTTGCCTACGCGAAGATCCGTCTCGACGAGAAGTCGCTGGCGACCGCGATCGCCCACCTCGACAAGATCAGCGATCCGCTGGCGCGCTCGCTGGTGTGGGGCGCCGCATGGGACCAGACCCGCGACGCGGAGTCCTCGCCGAGCGACTACGTCGACCTGGTACTGGGAAACATCGGCGCCGAGACCGAGTCTACGACCATTCGCACGACGCTGAGCCAGCTTCTGCTGGCCGCCAACGCGTACGTCGCCCCCGCGCACCGCGACCAGACCCGCGAGCGTGTGGCCGACGGCCTCTGGGCTCTCGCGCAGGCCGCCGAGTCCGGCAGCGACAGCCAGCTGCAGCTCGTGACGGCCTTCGCCGCAGCGGCTGCCACCGACGCGCAGTGGGCCCAGGTGCGCAGCCTGCGTGACGGCCAGACGGTGCTCGAGGGCCTTCAGATCGACGCCGACCTCTCTTGGCAGCTGCTGATCTCACTGGCCGCCGGCGGCGCGGTCGACGCCGATACGATCGACGCCGCCCACGCCGCCGACAACACGGCCAAGGGCGCCGAGCTCGCAGCGCAGGCGAAGGCAGCCCTGCCTGATGCGGCATCCAAGCAGATCGCATGGGACAGCCTGATCGTCCACCACGACCTGCCCAACACGGTCGTGCGCTCGGCCGCCGCGGGCTTCGTGCACCCCGCCGGAGCCGCCGCGCTCGAGCCGTTCGTCGCCCAGTACTTCGACATGCTGCTGCCGATCTGGAACTCGCGAACCTATCAGATCGCGCACTACCTGATCAGCGGGCTGTATCCGGCACCGCTGGCGAACACCGCACTGCGCGACGCCACCCGCACCTGGCTCGCCGAGAACGACGACGCACCTGCCGCGCTGCGCCGGATCGTCGCCGAGAACCTGGCGGGTGTGGAGCGCGCGCTGGCGGTGCAGGCCCGCGACGCGCAGGACTGA
- a CDS encoding ABC transporter ATP-binding protein, with product MITAEGLTKRFGAKTAVDDISFTVQPGKVTGFLGPNGAGKSTTMRMIVGLDRPTAGSVTVSGARYASMRAPLREVGVLLDAKAVHTGRTARSHLRAMAATHGIPNRRVDEVIEIAGIGSVARKRAGKFSLGMGQRLGIAAALLGDPHTLILDEPVNGLDPEGVRWVRQFVRHAASEGRTVLLSSHLMSEMSQTADHVIVLGRGKVLADAPLGDLVRAWTTATVRVSSPRAAELVSLIGGPGVEVTATAPSMLQLTGITAARIGDTAAAHGIPLHELTQTTGSLEDAYLALTEGSVEYKTKEIA from the coding sequence ATGATCACAGCAGAAGGCCTGACGAAGAGATTCGGGGCGAAGACCGCGGTCGACGACATCTCGTTCACCGTGCAACCCGGCAAGGTCACCGGGTTCTTGGGACCGAACGGTGCCGGCAAATCCACCACGATGCGCATGATCGTGGGACTGGACCGTCCCACGGCAGGCAGCGTGACCGTCAGCGGCGCCCGCTACGCCTCGATGCGCGCTCCCCTGCGTGAGGTCGGCGTGCTCCTGGATGCGAAGGCGGTCCACACCGGCCGCACCGCCCGCAGCCACCTGCGCGCCATGGCCGCCACCCACGGCATCCCGAACCGCCGCGTCGACGAGGTGATCGAGATCGCCGGCATCGGCTCGGTCGCGCGCAAACGCGCCGGCAAGTTCTCGCTGGGCATGGGCCAGCGGCTGGGCATCGCTGCGGCGCTGCTCGGCGACCCACACACGCTGATCCTGGACGAACCGGTCAATGGCCTGGACCCCGAGGGAGTGCGCTGGGTGCGCCAGTTCGTGCGCCACGCCGCGTCCGAGGGGCGCACAGTGCTGCTGTCGAGCCATCTGATGAGCGAGATGTCGCAGACCGCCGACCACGTCATCGTGCTCGGCCGCGGCAAAGTGCTCGCCGATGCGCCGCTGGGCGACCTCGTGCGCGCATGGACCACGGCCACCGTCCGGGTGTCCAGCCCCCGCGCCGCCGAGTTGGTCTCTCTCATCGGCGGCCCTGGCGTCGAGGTGACCGCGACCGCCCCCAGCATGCTGCAGCTGACGGGCATCACCGCAGCCCGCATCGGCGACACCGCCGCAGCCCACGGCATCCCCCTGCACGAGCTGACGCAGACGACGGGGTCGCTCGAAGACGCGTACCTCGCCCTCACCGAAGGCTCGGTCGAATACAAGACCAAGGAGATCGCATGA